In Flavobacterium sp. WV_118_3, one DNA window encodes the following:
- the porQ gene encoding type IX secretion system protein PorQ has protein sequence MAKKILTSFFLILTALSYGQIGGKYTYQFLNLVTSPRQAALGGKTVTIYDNDVNQAIYNPATINVEMDNHLSVNYGSYYGEVTYGTAAYAYTWDRHVQTFHAGVNYVNYGTFEGYDETGNRTSDFTGSEIALSFGYAYNIPWTDIHIGANAKLISSTLESYNSFGAAVDLGAIYVDEDNDINIGLAVRNVGMQITTYAGLQEKLPLEIIAGISQQMENVPIRWHLTLENLQQWNIAFSNPNRAESSIDGEVQEEKVSFINNALRHVILGAELFPGKSLNFRLGYNFRRGEELSITDQRTFAGISAGFGLRFNTVKFDYSYSRYTSAGNTSLFGLTINLQ, from the coding sequence ATGGCAAAAAAAATACTGACTTCATTTTTTCTAATCCTGACAGCTCTTTCCTATGGGCAGATTGGTGGAAAATATACCTATCAGTTTCTGAATTTAGTGACATCACCCCGTCAGGCAGCGTTGGGAGGGAAAACCGTTACGATTTATGACAACGATGTAAACCAGGCTATTTATAACCCCGCTACGATTAATGTGGAAATGGATAACCATCTTTCGGTTAACTATGGTAGTTACTACGGAGAAGTGACCTATGGTACGGCGGCCTATGCCTATACCTGGGATCGTCACGTGCAAACCTTTCATGCCGGTGTAAACTATGTAAATTACGGTACTTTCGAAGGATATGATGAAACCGGAAACCGTACGTCCGATTTTACCGGTAGTGAAATCGCCCTTTCCTTCGGGTATGCTTATAATATTCCGTGGACCGACATTCATATCGGTGCCAATGCCAAACTAATCTCATCCACGCTGGAAAGCTATAACTCTTTTGGAGCCGCGGTCGATCTGGGTGCCATTTATGTAGATGAAGACAATGATATTAACATCGGTTTAGCAGTGCGAAATGTAGGAATGCAGATCACGACCTATGCCGGTTTACAGGAAAAACTACCATTGGAAATCATCGCCGGAATTTCGCAGCAAATGGAAAATGTACCTATTCGCTGGCACCTGACACTCGAAAACCTACAACAATGGAATATCGCTTTTTCCAATCCGAACCGGGCCGAAAGCAGTATCGATGGAGAAGTACAGGAAGAAAAAGTATCCTTTATCAATAATGCCTTGCGCCACGTAATTCTGGGAGCCGAATTATTTCCGGGAAAAAGTCTTAACTTCCGTTTGGGCTATAATTTCAGAAGAGGAGAAGAACTTTCGATAACCGATCAACGTACCTTTGCCGGAATTTCTGCCGGTTTCGGATTGCGTTTCAACACCGTAAAATTTGACTATTCCTATTCGCGTTATACTTCGGCAGGGAATACCAGTCTTTTTGGACTTACCATTAACTTACAATAA
- a CDS encoding DUF4294 domain-containing protein: protein MKHLFILSGFLFFPAFFYAQVNPQDTLKTELPITVKDTSVSYMIQMDEVIVGKNTAYAEEMKKIRILERRVLKVYPYAKVAAENLTILNANMAKLSSDREKKKYFKIVENYLQNEFEDRLKKFSRKDGQILVKLIHRQTGMTTFELIKDLKSGWKAFWSNNTARLFDINLKKEYNPFDDLEDFYIESILIKSFKSGKLQKQDPATPIDLAELAATWRIKAEKSKQIRSEREAKAKEEVEN, encoded by the coding sequence ATGAAGCACTTATTTATTCTATCAGGATTTCTATTTTTCCCCGCTTTTTTTTACGCACAGGTTAATCCTCAGGATACCCTTAAAACGGAACTTCCGATTACAGTAAAAGATACTTCGGTGAGTTACATGATTCAGATGGATGAAGTGATCGTTGGAAAGAACACGGCTTATGCCGAAGAAATGAAAAAAATACGGATTCTGGAACGAAGAGTGTTAAAAGTATACCCGTATGCAAAAGTAGCCGCAGAGAATCTGACCATTTTAAATGCGAATATGGCGAAACTGTCTTCGGATCGCGAAAAAAAGAAATACTTTAAAATCGTAGAAAATTATTTACAGAATGAATTTGAAGACCGGCTAAAGAAATTTTCCCGAAAAGACGGTCAGATCCTTGTAAAACTGATTCACCGTCAAACAGGTATGACAACTTTTGAACTAATTAAGGATTTAAAAAGTGGATGGAAAGCATTTTGGTCGAATAATACGGCCCGTTTGTTTGATATAAACCTTAAAAAGGAATATAATCCTTTTGATGATCTGGAAGATTTCTATATTGAAAGTATACTGATCAAATCTTTTAAAAGTGGAAAACTTCAAAAACAGGATCCGGCCACACCGATTGATTTGGCGGAATTGGCTGCGACCTGGCGTATAAAAGCGGAAAAGTCGAAGCAGATCCGAAGTGAAAGGGAGGCCAAAGCGAAAGAAGAGGTAGAAAATTAA
- the nth gene encoding endonuclease III, which yields MDLFSDPMPWSEKLNPIVVQYQDRKHPLAYQNPYQLVIMVILSAQDSDANINKIAPALFNRFPNFESLVSATFEDLFPYISGVRHFQMKAGWILETAQMLKSDANIPLSMEVLTQLKGIGRKSANVIMKELQVRPAVGIIVDLHVLRVAPRIGLIPATQDGTKAEKLLMQLLPRDIWEDIGMCISFLGREICRPTSPKCTICPIHQHCIYHNN from the coding sequence ATGGATTTATTTAGTGATCCGATGCCTTGGTCAGAAAAATTAAATCCTATTGTCGTTCAATATCAGGATCGCAAACACCCTTTGGCCTATCAAAATCCGTATCAATTAGTGATCATGGTAATTCTTTCCGCTCAGGATTCCGATGCCAATATTAATAAAATTGCTCCGGCACTTTTTAATCGTTTTCCGAATTTTGAAAGTCTTGTTTCGGCTACTTTTGAGGATTTATTTCCCTATATCAGTGGGGTTCGTCATTTTCAGATGAAAGCCGGATGGATACTGGAAACCGCACAAATGCTTAAATCAGATGCCAATATCCCGCTTTCCATGGAAGTATTAACACAGTTAAAAGGTATTGGTCGTAAATCCGCAAATGTGATCATGAAGGAGTTACAGGTTCGACCAGCTGTTGGTATTATCGTTGACCTTCATGTTTTACGCGTAGCCCCGAGGATTGGCTTAATCCCTGCTACTCAGGATGGTACTAAAGCTGAAAAATTATTAATGCAACTTTTGCCACGCGATATTTGGGAAGATATTGGGATGTGCATCTCGTTTTTAGGACGTGAAATTTGTCGGCCAACGAGTCCAAAATGTACAATTTGCCCGATTCACCAACATTGCATATATCACAATAATTAA
- the msrB gene encoding peptide-methionine (R)-S-oxide reductase MsrB encodes MKKLVLLIVLCSCFASFGQNQKFKVQKTDKEWKVQLSKEEYEVLRNKGTERAFTGKYWNTYDKGKYVCAACGQVLFNSDSKFKSDCGWPSFDKAIKGSVIYKTDTSLGMVRTEVMCSNCGSHLGHVFDDGPANTTGKRFCTNSVSIKFIPAKK; translated from the coding sequence ATGAAAAAGTTAGTATTGTTAATCGTTTTGTGTAGTTGCTTTGCTTCTTTTGGGCAAAATCAGAAGTTTAAAGTTCAGAAAACCGATAAAGAATGGAAAGTGCAACTTTCTAAGGAAGAATATGAAGTATTGCGAAATAAAGGAACCGAACGTGCCTTTACCGGAAAATATTGGAATACATACGACAAAGGAAAGTATGTTTGTGCCGCTTGCGGACAGGTATTATTTAATTCCGATTCGAAATTCAAATCCGATTGCGGATGGCCTTCTTTTGACAAAGCCATAAAAGGATCGGTGATTTATAAAACCGACACTAGTCTTGGGATGGTGCGTACTGAGGTGATGTGCTCTAACTGTGGTAGCCATTTGGGACATGTTTTTGACGATGGTCCTGCCAATACTACAGGCAAACGTTTTTGTACCAATTCTGTATCCATCAAATTTATTCCTGCTAAAAAATGA
- the cmk gene encoding (d)CMP kinase, which translates to MKKITIAIDGFSSTGKSTLAKQLAKELGYVYVDTGAMYRAVTLFAMQQGLISDSHFDKEQLIAALPQISLQFQFNPQLGFAEMYLNDQNVETEIRTLEVSQQVSRIAEVSEVRAKLVEQQQKMGADKGIVMDGRDIGTVVFPDAELKIFMTASPETRAQRRFDELTAKGQQVTYEDVLQNVVGRDKIDTSREDSPLVKANDAYEVDNSNLSREEQFALVLKLAMEKGS; encoded by the coding sequence TTGAAAAAAATTACCATAGCAATAGATGGGTTCTCATCCACGGGGAAAAGTACGCTGGCCAAACAACTGGCAAAAGAACTGGGATATGTTTATGTGGATACGGGAGCCATGTACCGTGCGGTAACCTTATTTGCCATGCAACAGGGATTGATTTCCGATAGCCATTTCGATAAAGAACAACTCATTGCTGCTTTACCGCAAATTAGTCTGCAGTTTCAGTTTAATCCGCAATTGGGATTTGCCGAAATGTATCTGAACGATCAGAATGTGGAAACCGAAATCCGTACACTCGAAGTTTCACAACAGGTAAGCCGGATTGCTGAAGTATCGGAAGTACGGGCAAAACTGGTCGAACAACAACAGAAAATGGGCGCCGATAAAGGTATTGTAATGGATGGACGGGATATCGGCACGGTCGTATTTCCGGATGCTGAATTAAAAATCTTTATGACTGCCAGTCCGGAAACCCGCGCACAACGCCGTTTTGATGAGTTAACAGCTAAAGGGCAACAGGTTACCTATGAGGATGTGTTGCAAAATGTAGTGGGACGTGACAAAATCGATACGAGTAGGGAGGATTCTCCGTTGGTAAAAGCCAATGATGCGTATGAAGTAGACAATTCCAATTTAAGTCGGGAGGAACAATTTGCGTTAGTGTTAAAACTAGCGATGGAAAAAGGATCCTGA
- a CDS encoding alpha/beta hydrolase, with product MKENKPKHQQSLEIPKVILFTARLFEKISPELATQFAMKLFTTPIRYTIPKREFEMDRNSQQELLEIPAIQKKVMLYQYGTGDKKVLLVHGWSGRGTQLVKIADEFVKMGYTVFSFDAPAHGKAPGKTSNMTEFIAAILEIEKQYGPFEFAVGHSLGGMSVMNAIKQKFNVQKAIIIGSGDIVTDIISDFILKLGLKPEIGVRMKAKFEKKFNQTMDSYSSYIAAKTVTIPVLVIHDEIDDDVPVKAAFHIHEHLKNGDLMITNGLGHRKILGDSKVIRRIVQFIS from the coding sequence ATGAAAGAAAACAAACCAAAACACCAGCAATCTCTGGAAATACCCAAAGTAATTCTGTTTACCGCGAGACTTTTTGAAAAAATATCTCCGGAACTCGCAACGCAATTTGCGATGAAATTATTTACCACTCCTATTCGTTATACAATACCGAAAAGAGAGTTTGAAATGGATCGGAACAGCCAACAGGAGTTGTTGGAAATACCGGCTATTCAGAAAAAAGTGATGTTATATCAATATGGAACTGGTGACAAAAAGGTTTTATTGGTTCACGGATGGAGCGGACGCGGAACGCAATTGGTTAAAATTGCCGATGAATTCGTAAAAATGGGCTATACTGTTTTTAGTTTTGACGCCCCGGCACATGGAAAAGCACCCGGAAAAACCAGTAATATGACCGAATTTATAGCTGCTATACTCGAAATTGAAAAGCAATACGGCCCATTTGAATTTGCAGTAGGGCATTCATTGGGTGGTATGTCGGTTATGAATGCCATTAAACAAAAATTTAACGTCCAAAAAGCGATTATCATTGGAAGTGGTGATATTGTGACGGATATTATTTCGGATTTTATTTTAAAACTCGGACTAAAACCGGAAATCGGCGTACGCATGAAAGCCAAATTCGAAAAGAAATTTAATCAAACCATGGATAGTTATTCTTCGTATATAGCAGCAAAGACTGTCACAATTCCAGTTTTGGTAATCCACGACGAAATCGATGATGACGTTCCCGTTAAAGCGGCTTTTCATATCCACGAGCATCTAAAAAATGGTGATCTGATGATTACAAATGGCTTGGGACATCGCAAAATACTGGGTGACAGTAAAGTAATCCGTCGGATTGTTCAATTTATATCCTAA
- the msrB gene encoding peptide-methionine (R)-S-oxide reductase MsrB, which produces MKYPVNKTEEQWKEELGLERYRILRQKGTEFPNSGKYNLHFQEGTYCCGACGEPLFESNSKFDSHCGWPSFDESIPGKVEYIQDLSHGMIRTEILCANCGGHLGHVFNDGPTATGIRYCVNSLSIDFKDE; this is translated from the coding sequence ATGAAATATCCCGTAAATAAAACTGAAGAACAGTGGAAAGAAGAACTTGGCCTGGAGCGTTATCGCATTCTACGCCAAAAAGGAACTGAATTTCCAAATTCCGGAAAATACAACCTTCATTTTCAAGAGGGTACCTATTGTTGTGGTGCTTGTGGTGAACCGCTTTTTGAAAGCAATTCAAAATTTGATTCCCATTGCGGATGGCCTTCTTTTGACGAGTCCATTCCCGGAAAAGTCGAATATATTCAGGATTTATCCCATGGCATGATCCGGACTGAGATTCTTTGTGCCAATTGTGGCGGACATTTGGGTCATGTTTTTAACGATGGTCCTACGGCTACTGGTATTCGCTATTGTGTTAATTCGCTTTCTATCGATTTTAAAGACGAATAA
- a CDS encoding lipocalin family protein — protein MKKIKTIGLMLLFTGGLLLTSCETEPVDSGLLTNTGNTGGNNGGNNGGNNGGNNGGNNGGNNGGTTVVGIYKMTAFNTSVPTDLNGDGTPSTNQMNETSCFNNSILVLNANNTFTATGSSLEIVFDGTTSTLECTDDPDFSGTWSLAGNVLSVTYTDEGDTFTDQYIVSGNTLKASIQQGEVVGTANGGEPVYLTANIDIIYTKQ, from the coding sequence ATGAAAAAAATTAAAACTATTGGCCTTATGCTCCTGTTTACGGGAGGACTATTATTAACAAGCTGTGAAACGGAACCCGTTGATTCGGGTTTACTAACAAATACCGGAAATACCGGCGGAAATAATGGTGGCAACAACGGCGGAAATAACGGCGGAAATAACGGTGGTAACAATGGCGGAAATAACGGAGGCACTACAGTTGTCGGAATCTATAAAATGACGGCATTTAATACTTCGGTTCCAACCGATCTTAACGGCGACGGAACACCATCGACCAACCAGATGAACGAAACGAGTTGTTTTAATAACAGTATTCTGGTATTAAACGCCAACAACACTTTTACCGCTACGGGAAGTTCCCTTGAAATCGTTTTCGATGGTACAACCAGTACATTGGAATGTACAGACGATCCGGATTTTAGCGGGACCTGGTCCTTAGCAGGAAACGTATTATCGGTGACCTATACCGACGAAGGCGATACGTTTACAGATCAGTATATCGTTAGCGGAAATACGCTAAAAGCATCTATTCAGCAAGGCGAAGTGGTTGGTACAGCAAACGGAGGAGAACCGGTTTACCTGACCGCCAATATCGATATTATCTATACCAAACAGTAA
- the lon gene encoding endopeptidase La, which translates to MSNQKILTLDNLSLHEIDTDAELIPLMTPEDEEEMNNEVLPDDLAILPLRNTVLFPGVVIPITAGRDKSIKLINDANAAGKIIGVVAQKDENVEEPTAADINTIGTVARILRVLKMPDGNTTVILQGKKRFEIDEITTEEPYLKATVKEVPEKRPSDKDKEFNAIIDSIKELAIQIIKESPNIPTEATFAIKNIESKSFLVNFVSSNMNLMVHEKQGLLAINDLTDRALETLRYMNLELQKLELKNDIQSKVRFDLDQQQREYFLQQQMKTIQEELGGVSYEEEIEEMRQKAKSKKWDDKIKAHFEKELAKMQRMNPQVAEFSIQRNYLELFLELPWNNYSKDKFDLKQAQKILDRDHFGLEDVKKRIIEHLAVLKLRNDMKSPILCLYGPPGVGKTSIGKSVAEALGREYVRISLGGLRDEAEIRGHRKTYIGAMPGRIIQSLKKAGTSNPVFVLDEIDKLSSSHNGDPSSALLEVLDPEQNSDFYDNFLEMGYDLSKVMFIATSNNMSTIQPALRDRMEVINMTGYTIEEKIEIAKQHLVPKQLKEHGLTTKDLSIGKKQIEKIVVGYTRESGVRGLEKQIAAMVRNAAKSIAMEEEYNVKVTDEDVIKVLGAPKMERDKYENNETAGVVTGLAWTSVGGDILFIESIISKGKGNMTMTGNLGTVMKESATLALEYIKSNAEQLGINPEVIANYNVHIHVPEGATPKDGPSAGVAMLTSLVSSFTQRRVKKSLAMTGEITLRGKVLPVGGIKEKILAAKRANIKEIILCYENKRDIDEIKPEYLEGLTFHYVKEMSEVLEIAITDQKAKHAKKLIAE; encoded by the coding sequence ATGTCAAATCAAAAGATACTCACATTAGACAATTTGTCACTTCATGAAATCGATACCGATGCGGAATTAATCCCTTTAATGACGCCGGAAGACGAGGAAGAAATGAACAACGAAGTGCTTCCGGATGATCTGGCCATCTTGCCATTGCGCAATACGGTGTTGTTTCCGGGTGTTGTGATTCCAATCACAGCGGGAAGAGATAAATCCATTAAATTAATCAACGATGCAAATGCTGCCGGTAAAATCATCGGAGTAGTGGCGCAAAAAGATGAAAACGTTGAAGAGCCAACTGCGGCCGATATTAATACAATTGGTACCGTGGCACGTATTTTACGCGTATTAAAAATGCCGGACGGAAATACTACGGTGATCCTTCAGGGGAAAAAGCGTTTTGAAATCGACGAGATCACAACCGAAGAGCCGTATTTAAAGGCTACGGTTAAAGAAGTACCGGAAAAAAGACCGTCAGATAAAGACAAAGAATTCAACGCCATTATCGATTCGATAAAAGAACTGGCGATTCAGATTATTAAAGAGAGTCCGAATATCCCTACGGAAGCGACTTTTGCGATCAAAAATATCGAAAGCAAATCCTTCCTGGTCAATTTCGTTTCCTCGAATATGAATCTGATGGTTCACGAAAAACAGGGATTACTGGCAATTAATGATCTGACAGATCGAGCGCTGGAAACGCTGCGTTATATGAACCTGGAATTGCAGAAGCTGGAGCTGAAAAACGATATTCAGTCCAAAGTGCGTTTTGATCTTGATCAGCAACAACGGGAATACTTCCTGCAACAGCAGATGAAAACCATTCAGGAAGAATTGGGCGGTGTTTCCTATGAGGAAGAAATCGAAGAAATGCGTCAGAAAGCCAAATCTAAAAAGTGGGACGATAAAATAAAAGCTCATTTTGAAAAGGAATTGGCGAAAATGCAACGCATGAATCCGCAGGTGGCCGAATTCTCGATTCAACGAAACTATCTGGAGTTGTTTTTAGAATTGCCTTGGAATAACTATTCCAAAGATAAATTCGATTTAAAACAGGCGCAGAAAATATTGGATCGCGACCATTTCGGACTGGAAGATGTTAAAAAGCGAATCATCGAACATTTAGCCGTATTAAAGTTACGTAACGATATGAAATCGCCGATTTTGTGTTTGTACGGCCCTCCTGGTGTCGGAAAAACATCGATCGGAAAATCGGTAGCCGAAGCCTTGGGAAGAGAATACGTTCGTATTTCCCTGGGGGGATTACGCGATGAAGCGGAAATCCGCGGACACCGTAAAACCTATATCGGAGCAATGCCGGGACGTATCATTCAGAGTCTTAAAAAAGCGGGAACGTCCAATCCGGTATTTGTACTGGATGAAATCGATAAATTATCAAGTAGTCATAACGGTGATCCGTCATCGGCTTTATTGGAAGTGTTGGATCCGGAGCAAAATTCCGATTTCTATGATAATTTCCTGGAGATGGGTTACGATTTGTCAAAAGTGATGTTTATTGCAACATCCAATAATATGTCGACCATACAACCGGCCTTACGCGATCGTATGGAAGTGATCAACATGACAGGTTATACGATTGAAGAAAAAATAGAGATTGCCAAACAGCATTTGGTTCCAAAGCAATTAAAAGAACACGGACTGACAACTAAAGATCTTTCGATTGGTAAAAAACAAATCGAAAAAATTGTGGTGGGTTATACCCGTGAATCCGGAGTGCGAGGATTGGAAAAACAGATTGCAGCTATGGTGCGCAATGCAGCCAAATCGATCGCAATGGAAGAAGAGTACAATGTTAAGGTAACCGATGAAGATGTTATTAAAGTATTGGGTGCTCCGAAAATGGAACGCGACAAATACGAAAATAACGAAACAGCAGGTGTGGTAACCGGATTGGCATGGACCAGTGTAGGTGGTGATATTTTATTTATCGAATCGATTATTTCCAAAGGAAAAGGAAATATGACCATGACCGGTAATCTGGGGACGGTTATGAAAGAATCGGCAACCCTTGCGCTGGAATATATCAAATCGAATGCCGAGCAATTGGGTATTAATCCGGAAGTGATTGCGAATTATAACGTACATATTCACGTACCGGAAGGTGCAACGCCAAAAGACGGACCAAGTGCCGGTGTGGCGATGTTAACGTCACTAGTATCCAGTTTTACGCAAAGAAGGGTTAAAAAGAGTCTGGCGATGACCGGTGAAATTACCCTACGTGGAAAAGTATTACCGGTTGGCGGCATCAAAGAAAAAATTCTGGCGGCAAAAAGAGCCAATATTAAAGAGATCATCCTGTGTTATGAAAATAAAAGAGATATCGATGAAATCAAACCGGAATATCTGGAAGGATTAACGTTCCATTATGTAAAAGAAATGAGTGAAGTGCTGGAAATCGCGATAACAGATCAAAAGGCAAAACATGCCAAAAAACTGATCGCCGAATAA
- a CDS encoding M48 family metallopeptidase, with the protein MKRNYRLLVAGLLVLGISCAKNPFTGKSTLALVPDSEIFPSSFQQYNQFLSENKVVKGTKDAQRVTDVGMKIKAAAEKWLNANGYQGYLKDYKWEYNLVDSKEVNAWCMPGGKIVFYSGIMPICKDDAGMATVMGHEVAHALLNHGQQRMSAGLLQQLGAAGVSAAVGNKSAQTQQIAMTAYGATTQYGGMLPFSRSHESEADKIGLTLMAIAGYNPDTAVAFWQRMAANSGGQSQPEFLSTHPSNETRIAEIRNLIPQAKAEAKKFGVAFK; encoded by the coding sequence ATGAAAAGGAATTATCGTTTGTTAGTAGCCGGTTTGTTAGTATTGGGAATTTCCTGTGCTAAAAACCCATTTACCGGAAAAAGTACCTTGGCATTAGTACCGGACAGTGAAATTTTCCCGTCGTCGTTCCAGCAATACAATCAATTTCTAAGTGAAAATAAGGTTGTCAAAGGAACGAAAGATGCACAACGTGTTACGGATGTAGGGATGAAAATCAAAGCTGCTGCTGAAAAATGGTTAAATGCCAATGGCTATCAGGGCTATCTGAAAGATTACAAATGGGAATACAATCTGGTCGACAGTAAAGAAGTGAACGCCTGGTGTATGCCGGGAGGAAAAATCGTTTTTTATAGCGGTATCATGCCGATTTGTAAAGACGATGCCGGAATGGCAACGGTAATGGGACACGAAGTAGCACACGCCTTGTTAAACCACGGACAACAACGAATGAGTGCCGGATTATTACAACAATTGGGCGCGGCAGGAGTGAGCGCAGCGGTAGGAAATAAAAGTGCGCAAACCCAACAAATTGCGATGACGGCCTATGGAGCGACCACACAATATGGCGGAATGTTACCGTTTAGCCGTAGTCATGAAAGTGAAGCCGATAAAATTGGTTTGACATTAATGGCGATTGCCGGATACAATCCCGACACGGCTGTAGCGTTTTGGCAACGGATGGCAGCCAATTCCGGAGGACAATCGCAACCGGAATTTTTGAGTACGCACCCGAGCAATGAAACCCGTATTGCAGAAATCCGAAATCTGATTCCTCAGGCAAAAGCCGAAGCAAAAAAATTTGGTGTTGCTTTTAAATAA
- a CDS encoding MFS transporter: protein MKQLEKGSKKLLNAWAFYDWANSVYALVISSSIFPLYYGALFRIKGIEEIPLFGLSIRSESLISYITALGFFFVAILSPLLSGIADYMGNKKTFLKFFCYMGGLSCMGLYFFSLDNIIIGLLTYMLALIGFWGSLVFYNSYLPDIAFPEQQDSISAKGYGLGYIGSVILLIINLIMVMKSEMFGFESQLKAMQFSFVMVGLWWIGFSQYTYRYLPDYKNGKKIKGHIIFNGFKELQKVWNQLKEIKPLRRYLGAFFVYSMAVQTVMIIAAYFGEQEVEWGSDEKRTMGLIVSILLIQLIAVFGAIMTSKASAKFGNIKVLMVINFLWILICIYAYFVVTPNEFYIAAGCVGLVMGGIQALSRSTYSKFIPKTQDTTSFFSFYDVAEKIGIVIGMFLYGYIADITGKMQNAILFLVIFFVAGLLLLTRVPRE, encoded by the coding sequence ATGAAACAACTTGAAAAAGGAAGCAAAAAATTATTAAATGCCTGGGCATTTTATGATTGGGCGAATTCGGTTTATGCACTTGTAATTTCATCGTCTATTTTTCCGCTGTATTACGGTGCTTTATTCCGTATAAAAGGAATCGAAGAAATCCCGCTTTTCGGACTATCGATCCGGAGTGAATCGTTGATCAGCTATATAACGGCACTGGGCTTTTTCTTTGTAGCGATATTATCGCCGCTGCTTTCCGGTATCGCGGATTATATGGGTAATAAAAAAACATTTTTAAAATTCTTCTGTTATATGGGAGGATTGTCCTGTATGGGATTGTATTTTTTCTCCCTGGATAATATTATTATCGGTTTACTAACCTATATGCTGGCGCTGATCGGTTTTTGGGGAAGTTTGGTGTTTTACAATTCCTATCTCCCCGATATTGCTTTTCCGGAACAACAGGATAGTATTAGTGCCAAAGGCTACGGATTAGGCTATATTGGTAGTGTAATTTTATTGATCATCAACCTTATAATGGTCATGAAATCTGAGATGTTCGGATTTGAAAGCCAACTTAAAGCCATGCAGTTTTCGTTTGTAATGGTGGGTTTGTGGTGGATTGGATTCAGTCAGTATACCTATCGTTACCTTCCGGATTATAAAAACGGAAAAAAGATCAAAGGCCACATTATTTTCAATGGTTTTAAAGAACTGCAAAAAGTTTGGAACCAGTTAAAAGAAATCAAACCGTTACGTCGCTATTTGGGAGCCTTTTTCGTGTATAGTATGGCGGTACAAACAGTGATGATCATCGCAGCTTATTTCGGCGAACAGGAAGTGGAGTGGGGAAGCGATGAAAAACGAACCATGGGATTGATCGTGAGCATCTTATTGATTCAGTTAATTGCGGTATTTGGTGCGATTATGACTTCAAAAGCCTCGGCTAAATTCGGAAATATTAAAGTGTTAATGGTGATCAACTTCCTATGGATATTGATCTGTATTTATGCCTATTTTGTCGTAACACCAAATGAATTTTATATCGCAGCCGGTTGCGTTGGTTTGGTAATGGGAGGAATACAGGCGTTATCGCGATCGACCTATTCCAAGTTTATCCCGAAAACACAGGATACGACCTCTTTTTTTAGTTTTTATGATGTAGCCGAAAAAATAGGTATTGTGATTGGAATGTTTTTATACGGTTACATTGCCGACATCACCGGAAAAATGCAGAATGCTATTTTATTTTTGGTAATCTTCTTTGTGGCAGGATTATTGTTATTAACCCGGGTACCAAGAGAATAA